One Drosophila teissieri strain GT53w chromosome X, Prin_Dtei_1.1, whole genome shotgun sequence genomic window, AAGAGTCAAATATGGACTGGCCTTCAATAGGGATTTCCTTGTTTCTCCTTTCATTTTCCTTCTGGTAATCTAGACACCGAggacactcacacacacacacaccacacacacgtccacacacacactcaaagaAAAAACTCTACTTGATACCTATGTTCAAATTTAGCAATTAACAACTAACAATcgttaacaacaacaaaacaaaacatataaaaccaaaaatgagaaaaaaaaacaaaaacaaaaccaaaatctAATTATCTTAGTAGACTAATCTAATTGGAGTTTCTTCCTTTCTTTAGAAGCTagcaaaacaaagaacaacaacaaccagacaaaaacaaacaacatacAATATCtgctaattttattttcatcttTAAATTATGctctattaattaaatattagtCAGAATATTAGTAAAACaaactaaaccaaaaaaaaaaaacaaaataccaaaacagcaacagcaacaagtagcggaaacggaaacgaaaaAGCTAAGGGCAAACTAAAGGCAAGGCAAAATAGAAGAGGAATATGAAACGACGGGTAATCGTCGTTAAAACAGTGCTCGGTTGATatgtttcatttaatattttagcGTTTTCCTCGTATTAATTACCAATAATTTACTTGGAATTATTCGATTAATCATTACAGTTTATAAAATGGAAAGCCCTTAGCTTATACGAGTATTGACAATTAAGCATTGTCCGATGATTCATTATCCTTTTTCCAATAGAGGTCATCCATTTAACTCGAGCGCTGTTTTGATATTTCGTTGACACAACCAACACAGCCATACACACATAGACACATGAGACACACATGATAATGCTAAAAACATCAAAACTGCCGTTAAGTTTAAAGAATGATTAATACAaagattatatataaataaatatatattaaatatatacatacatttacatatataattaaatatacataaactAAAGTAAAACTGctattttgtaaataagtGAGTCAGAGCTGAAGCTGAACAAATAGACATagacacaaaataaatattaaacgacaaaaaaaaacaaaaacaaaaacaaccaaaaaccaagcaaaaaccaaccaaaaaaccaaaatcataGCTAACTAAAGGGAATACAAAAACGAacctaaaaccaaaaataaggAAAGCTGCTAACgatacaaaaacaataattaaacttAGCAAATACAGACAACCGAAAACAGCCACAAAAAGAAGAGAATGCGAATGCCACAAGAACAAGAAATCTAGAAGAAACCGCGCTGATCTTTCCATTTAGGAACCAAGAAACCAAGAAACCAAAAAGAGaggaaacaaattgcaaattttatATGAGACCTGTAGGAGAATCCTGGCTCATCCAGTACTAGCTATGATCTCTTATAGAGACCCTTGTGATGCCCACGTGCATGGACCTGCTTTCGTTTCGTTAAATACAATCTATTATAGTTtctagtttagtttagtttagctTGTCTTCCCTtagaaaagagagagagacggcTGTAACAGCTTCGATATTCAGTTCTCAACTCGAGAGATATGCAGTATATCCTATATATATTCCTCAGAACTGTTGCATGTTGTATGTGTCTTTCTTTTGTCTCCACTCGCACGcacaaaacacacagatacagatacggatacagaaACAGAAGCTTTAGGATCTAATAGCTCACACAAACATGTTCATGAGTTGTAACTTGATTCGCTGTCTTCCTGATTTTTGTGATTTGATAACAATCGAAATCTTCTCACTTGAAAAACGTTCAATCTAGCGACTTCAACTTTTGTCAAATTCCTAGAAAACGGCAAacggaaaaagaaaactaaaagctactaaaacaaaaactacaaaaaaaaatcggataGGAAAATCGTTAGGGGTAATACCAAaattatcaatttcaatttgcatgcgCATTCGATATATCAATTCTATACAACATAAGATACAAATACGTTTGAACTGCTTCCACTGCTTCACTGTGCAATACATAGTGCCGAATGTCAGCGTGCAAATAGATCGATCGAAGCCATATCTAAATTTCTCTATACCTAGAATCCTACCTACAAGCTTTGCTTCTACTGCTCTTGCTAACCAAAACGAATTATGAAAATCGAAATGGAGGGACGAGAATCAGACGAGGGAGCCCACAAGTTACTTTGGACCACAGAAGAAACATCTCACAAGCCAGTAGATTTGGATGGTGAGCGATACGCTGCGTTACGATAACCATTgcgataacgataacgatGATATAAATTTGGAGTTAAAGTTGGGATAGTTGGGATTACCAAGCCGAGAACTAAGCTAACGCAGGcatagtatatatgtacatgcacACATATAtggtatttatatatattcggatatatatatataaatatgttttttttttgttagataTGCGACtgaataaaaagtttttattgatttgctgCTTGTTGTAATTAAGAAGAACTTAAACCAATATTTATACCGAAGCAAtctgtaaatatgtaaaaacgaaaaacgaaaaatgaaaaatgaaaaaccggaaaaaaacggaaaaccaAGCAAAAAATATGAGAGCGGGGAGAAAAATAACGTTAAATAAATCGAATCAATTTACAGCTTTGAAAACCgtccacacgcacacagcaaACGAAAGGGAAGAAGATatagaaaaagaaagagagagagcgataGCGAATGAGAAAGAGCATGAGAATGAGAAAGAGAATGAGGCAAAGAATAGGCGCGGAAAAGAGAGGGAGAACCAACTAGAACCGAAAGTCATTCTTACGTATACTTGATTTGGCCTTAAAGAAACACGCCtgcttgcacacacacacacaaacacagacacacattCATGCTCCGATCGGCCCTacttatatacaaatatatatataatatataatatgtatattatatatgtatgcatatactAGTAGCAACAGTTGAAGCATCCCATGTAGTGTACTCATGTCAATGTCCCGGCCATATCCAttagcataaaatattttagcggatttttaaatttctgaaTTAATGGATTATTGGATTCACGCGTTCAGTTTGGTTTTAGTTCGTTCGATTCGTTGAGAAGTTCTCGGTCGGCCAACCGATTAGATAAGCCCAATgagcaataacaaaaaataccaCAAGattgcatataaaatattcttaaTATTAACTACGATAATTACACAATAATCTCTATATAGgcatacaaataataatacaattaaaaacatatcGTCTTCAAGTCATGCAAACGGATAaaccaaattcaaaatattttttttttttataagcgTAATTTACAAACTAATATTAAACTGAGAAATCGCTAAGAAAATAAAGCTTActattaaaaaccaaaaaaaaaaacaaaagatgcAGAGAGAACGCAGCATAGGAATGATAATTTGAGGGCAAAAGGAGGAGATATGAACCAACTTGGCCAGACTACAACTAAAAGtgatataaaaaccaaaaacaagagtcacaaaacaaaagtataaaaaaagcaaaaaccaaaaaaactaTTAACTTGCCAAAATAATTAAGGGTATTAGAAAGCGGAAGCGAAAGCGGATGTGGAAGTGAAAGTGAGCCGGAAGTGAAGCGAAgaagaagagaagagaagagcgAACTATGTTTAATTATGACAGAAGTAATATGCCTAGGATCAAGTACAGTCTGTAGAGTCTAGCTAAATCCAGCTTGCCCCTTCTAGTAGATCTACCCCCCGCCCCCCATAgccaccccccgcccccaaATAGTCCAGGAATCGCAGATTCCTTCGTTGCTCGTTTCAGGATCGATGAGGTGGACAGAGAAGCCGGAGGAGAAGAAGcgaattaaatgaataaaaacaaagactggaataaaacaaataaagattagaacagaaaaataaaaaaaaaaacaagtataTACACACAAGCCGCGGGACTGCAgacatatatatctatgtataaTGTTCGATCAGTCGGACttgacatacatacatacatatatacttgatAGTTCCAGACCACATCATTCAGTTCAAGCCgaatcaaattaaatcaaatcaaatcaagtcAGTCTTCATtatcgatttcgatttcgattccatTCCGAGTCTTCATTTCGATTCAATAAAGTGCAActaccaaacaaaaaaccaaaatatatatttagctCAAGCATGCGAAatacaacaataaaagtaaatgcaaGTAAAGATGATAACTATGCCTAGATAATACCACACTACCAACCACACACAGAGAGCAACGTATTAGGCCCAGATCAAGTAGGAGGCAGGAGATATAGCAGATATATGTGGGAGGCATATGGGATATAGGATGGAAGAGGAGATATAGAAGGGATAGAAGGGATAGAAGGGAAGAGTTGGCATTACGAATGCGGTAGTCACTCCATGTAAATTATGCgtacaacaataataacaacaattaaaaaaaagaagaaaaaaaaccaatagcagcaacaacagagaTGGGCATATGGAAAAACTACTTATGAATTAATGCTaaacaaatttacatattAAACGTATACATAAATAACACTTAagtaaatcaaattataaCAGAATGAACGCCGCAACaattataaaaagtatatgtatatatatatatgtatataatatatatatacatgtatatatatgttgtTAAGATtctaaaatgaaatgttttataaatagttaaaccaaaaacaaaagaaaccaaaatgATTATTATACATTAAATACGAGAGAaagcgaaaccaaaacaaaacaaaacaaaccaaaccagataaagataaagatacaaataaaaaacacacacagctaggaagcaaaacaaaggcaaacagacacagaacaaaaacacacacaaggaGAAACAACACCACAACCACAATACGCAataagcaacaaacaaacaagagaacaaacaaacaaacaaataaacaaggcCAGCAAGCACCAAAATCTACCATTTGACTTTcgataaatttaaaagcaatgGTTGAATAGCTAAATCCAAGCCAAGGTGGGCGAAAAccgaaaattaatttttacaatCATTGTAAATTGAAACCAACCAAATTGGATCTCAAATCAAAGCAGCTTACAAAACGAACAAATTTAagtgaataataaaaaactaacatacgtatatgaaaaacaaacaagacaCACAAATGCTCAAACACAccatacacaaacacacatacctACACAGACAGAGGCAGACACACGTTACTTTATgaacataaaacaaattaaatggaaagtatataaaataaattatgctaaaaggaaaattaaaagaCCGCGtttcattttgaatttcaGTAAGCAAGCAGTGCGCTGATGGCAAGCAGTTGATCGCTGTTAACTCCAGCACTGTAAACTACTCCTTAACAGAAGATGTGCAGTAAATTTTGAACTGgatgaaatttaataataattaatatttattttgcaaataagGAATGCACATGTATGTGGACATATCTTACCCAGTTAAGGCGGCAATGTAATcccaaaatattaaaatgcaaccATTATATTGTGGTATCTTAAGGTCGAGACCACCCTCGACAATAAGCTTTATCTTACCAACTAAATTTCTCACATTTAAATTCTTACATGCAATATCTTATGCTACGATGCAACATCCCACGATTtgaaattccatttcattatctatgtatgtaccaTTGCGCCTGCTCGTTCGAATATTTACAGTGTGTGGAGGATGGGTGTAATGCGAATGAGTGGGTGATCTGGATTGGGATTAGGATCgaaatgggatgggatgggatgggatggggttTCTGGAGCCGTGCCATAGCCACGTTCTGGTATGCATATCACAAAGTGTTCATCCCCGATGGCGGGACAGCTTTAGCAGCTGAATGTCAGAGTGTCTGAATATCAGGGATTTAGCTTTGGTGATCTGCCACGCCTTCTGGCCCTCGATGCGGAAGCGGTAACGGAACCGGAAACGGCAGCGGATGCGGATGTTGAAAATGCAGCTGCTGTTTGCGGCTTATAGGTGGGTAGATCGATGAACACGGGTCTATACTCCGGCGACTCGGGCCGCATGGACCGCGATTCCGACTGCAGCACATTGGTGTAGTAGTTGACCTCGGTCCGCTGCTCCCGCTGCGCCTCCCGCTGCCCCTCCCGCTGCTCATCCGAGCCACTCTCGTTGTCCTCCAGGCCGTGGGATCGCGCTCGCAAAAGTCGCAAGAGGTTGCGCTGCTGCACTGCCGAGCGGCGCGAGGCCTTCTGCGATCGCCTCCTGGCATTGGAACTGGTGTTCAGGAAGGCGGACTCCTCGTAGCGTGGAATGTAGCGTGGCTTGCGCGAGTCCCCCGGACGCAGTGGCGCCTCCCGGTCGTGGGGCGTCACATTGAAGCCGAAGAAGCGCGGCGCCTGCACGGAAATGAGCGGCAGCAGGGTCTCCCGAGCATAGCGCTCCGCACGCTGCAGGAGTTCGCCCAGTCGGAATGGCAGCAGCTGGACGGTTTGCGGCTCATCCGGATCCGGCGATCGTCCGGTGCCCAACTGAGCCATCGTCTTGGCGGGCATGCGGGAGGAGCCCGCCACGGCGGATGTAATGGCGCCCAGTGTTGTGACCATGCCGGCAGCCAGCTCACTGTCGGACAAATCCAGATCCTTGCCCTGCTTGACACGCGGTGTGGTGGCCTTCAGAACGGGTTCCATAATCTCGGGACTGTCGGTGGTGGCATAGTCCTGCAGATTACGCCCCCTATTCACCGCCAGCCGGCGATCCTTGAGCACCGGTTCAAAGATCTCGCCGGCAATCGAGTCCGAGAGACTGCGACTGGACTCCGCGGCCTCGGCAGTCTCGTTATCCAGCGAATTGCCCACCAAAATCGGTTGCCACGGCAGCTCGTCGCCCTGATCGAGGGGATATGTTTGATTGCGGGCCAACTTGAAGCTGGTGCCCAGGTTGAAGATGTCCTTGCGCTGCTTGGCGCTCTCCACCCCATCCACCGATGCCGCCAAGCCCGATTCCTGGACACTGGAATCGGGCACATCGGTGGGCACGGCCGCCGTGGGATTAGCCGCCTGCTGGGCAGGTGGTGCAGCCGGTGGTTGCGTGGTGTACGCCCCATAGTCCTCCTGGTTGTCCAGCTCACAGTTGCCCGCCTGGAGGCGCAGGCGCACCGGACTGCCGCTGCTCAGTTTGGTGGTGGGCCGGCAGAGGGAGTGGCTGCGGCCAAAGCTGTCCGTCAGCACCACCTTGTCGATGTCCCAGTGGGGCAGGCCCTTGCTCAGCCACCCGCTGTACGACTTGTAGTGCAGGCTCAGTGTGGTGGGGAATCCCAGTGCCGGATGCGGCACAATAATCTTGGACACAATATCGCCGGCGAAGAACTCCGCATCGTCTTTCCTGCAGGTGAATATTGTTAGCAAAGGGTAGTGTAACTGATTGATCCATCACACTCACTCGGATATCTCGAAGGTCTCGTTGAGGCCGCCATCTCCCTCGAGGATCGCCTCCAGGCGACCTATGGTGCGCAGTGGCAGATCGTTGAAGGAGTTGAAGATCTGCAGCTGGAACTGGTGGGCACAGAAGGGTTCCTCCTCGCGGGTGAGCAGGTACAGCTGACCGCGGCCCGTCGAGCGATCGGCATAGTAGCCCATGTTGCCGCACCTGGGCACACCCTCGGCCAGATCCTCATCGTCCTGGGCACAGGGAAAGCAGCGGCCCTTGAGGAAGTCATCGTAGTTGCCGCAGGGGAAGGCGGGAAACAGACAGCGTGGCGCCACCGAGTCGATGAAGAACTTGTACGCACGTCTGTGGTTGCACAACGAACGaccctcctcgtcctcggcaGCCTGGGCAGCTGTCAAagatatagtatatataaagtatatagtatacaaagtatattatacaaatacacTTACACCATATGAAATCGGTGACAGCGCCAACGAAAAGATTCGAGCAGCCGGTTTGCACCCGGCCACCATTTGGATAGTAGTCCACGTGGCCCATCGGCTGCCAGGAGCCGAGTCCGCCCAGGATCAGATTCTCGCCATTCGAGTGGATGACGTCCACGAACTCCGCATCGCTGCTGTCCAGTCGCACCTTCGGATGCTGGGCCTCAAAAAGCGGACCCGCCGGATCCAGACCCGTGATTCGCGAAAGACCCGGCAGTTCAGCGCCGGCAAATCCGGATACATGAGCACCCAAACTGAATCCAATGACGTGGGTGCGCATCAGGTCGAGACCCTTGTGCTGCTGCAGATTCCTGAGCAGCATGGCCAGCTGCTTGCCCACCAAACGCGTGTTGGCCGCCGCTCTCACGTAGTTCGGAAAGGTGGCTCCATTCTCCCAGTCCACGCAGATCACAATGCAGTCCTCCTGgagagtggaaagtggaaaggaAGGTGGCAAGTGGTATTAAGTACATAAATGTGAGCATTGTGCAGCACTTACCACCGCCATCAATGCCGTTTTCATCTCGTAGATCCACACATGCGGACAGGCCGAACCGAATCCATGGACAATAACCCGCACGGACAGCTCATCGAATCCCTCGAGGTCATCGATCGATGGCGTGGGCTTCTTTTGTCCCCCGCCACCAGGACGTTCTGTGGTGAACGTGGCGTTCATGGCATTCATGACGGTCATGGAACTTGCAGCCGTGGCGACCGATGACCGGCCACTGGTGCCCTCGGGCGAACTGGTGCTCAGCTCCGTCTCCCTCTTGCCACGAAAGGCATTGGTCATGTTCAGGAAGGACAGCTCCATCAGCGGACGATCGGAACGCTGGCGCGTGGAGTAGAAGTAGAACTTGGTGTTGATCTCCTCCGGCGACGAGGGCAGCATCTCCAGATAGGCAAACGGCCCGGAGTCCTCGAAGCAGCCCAGTTCGCCGTAGCACACCCGTTTCACTGCCCGCCGGGAGCGGTGGCCACGACGCACTCGCTCCCGCTGCCGCTGGCGCTCCTCGTGCTCCACCAACTGATCCTGCACCGCCTGCGACAGTTCCGCGAATTGGGCCGGCGAGGGTGCGGCGGCCACAGTTCTGGCCACTTCCTGGGCGATGGctataaatatcaaatcaaatatcaaTCAAACGGCACACAAATGCGAATCAATAGTAGATGGAACTGCAATCAATTCGGTAACTACTGCTATGTGCATGACAAGCACGTTTGCCGCTATACACATTAGATTTTTATACATTCGACTTGGGCGTTTCCAAGTTTGTCACTGCTCCTTTCAtgctatttatatttttaaaacccaaACCAATCAATCGGTTAAGTCTGGCATCGAACCAGCCAATTTTTGGCACTTTTCTGGCTCTTAAAAACTTGTTAATTATTCTTCATTATTATCAGTAGAGATAGATTTGCAATTCCCTAAGTTGCATCACAAGTTAAGCCCAGCCCTTAAATGGCTTATGTACGTGCTTGTACCCTGATATAACAATTTATTGCCCAAGCCGATAAGTTGGTGACAACAACTTAAAATTTCTTCCCAATGACAACGCgtgaattattttaattttacttttaattttccgCCTTACGTTTCCCGTCGCAAACGATTCgtttcgattcaattcgaatGGAAACACACGCCATGCGGATGACATAACTGCGACGATACTCGTGTGCGGGTTTATATGATGGATCGCCGAAGCGTGATTGCGTTTTTAAAATTCCTAAATACCCAAACACCTTTGCGCCGAATCTAAAAGGTATTAACCAAGTGCTGAGCCCAAAATTGTCAACACGCGTCACCCACTTAACGAGCTTCTAGGGtcccgaaatggaaatggggaaatacTACTGAGTAGCACTTAAGGCGCCtataaaacataaatcgaAATACTTTATACTGttgcacagaaaaaataacTGCATATCCTAAATTGAGATTCTctagatttaattaaatatttaaaaagttaaagGGGAAGTTTCTATGCCCTTGGAATTTCTG contains:
- the LOC122623336 gene encoding uncharacterized protein LOC122623336, coding for MLSASYVILALLICHTGNAIAQEVARTVAAAPSPAQFAELSQAVQDQLVEHEERQRQRERVRRGHRSRRAVKRVCYGELGCFEDSGPFAYLEMLPSSPEEINTKFYFYSTRQRSDRPLMELSFLNMTNAFRGKRETELSTSSPEGTSGRSSVATAASSMTVMNAMNATFTTERPGGGGQKKPTPSIDDLEGFDELSVRVIVHGFGSACPHVWIYEMKTALMAVEDCIVICVDWENGATFPNYVRAAANTRLVGKQLAMLLRNLQQHKGLDLMRTHVIGFSLGAHVSGFAGAELPGLSRITGLDPAGPLFEAQHPKVRLDSSDAEFVDVIHSNGENLILGGLGSWQPMGHVDYYPNGGRVQTGCSNLFVGAVTDFIWSAQAAEDEEGRSLCNHRRAYKFFIDSVAPRCLFPAFPCGNYDDFLKGRCFPCAQDDEDLAEGVPRCGNMGYYADRSTGRGQLYLLTREEEPFCAHQFQLQIFNSFNDLPLRTIGRLEAILEGDGGLNETFEISEKDDAEFFAGDIVSKIIVPHPALGFPTTLSLHYKSYSGWLSKGLPHWDIDKVVLTDSFGRSHSLCRPTTKLSSGSPVRLRLQAGNCELDNQEDYGAYTTQPPAAPPAQQAANPTAAVPTDVPDSSVQESGLAASVDGVESAKQRKDIFNLGTSFKLARNQTYPLDQGDELPWQPILVGNSLDNETAEAAESSRSLSDSIAGEIFEPVLKDRRLAVNRGRNLQDYATTDSPEIMEPVLKATTPRVKQGKDLDLSDSELAAGMVTTLGAITSAVAGSSRMPAKTMAQLGTGRSPDPDEPQTVQLLPFRLGELLQRAERYARETLLPLISVQAPRFFGFNVTPHDREAPLRPGDSRKPRYIPRYEESAFLNTSSNARRRSQKASRRSAVQQRNLLRLLRARSHGLEDNESGSDEQREGQREAQREQRTEVNYYTNVLQSESRSMRPESPEYRPVFIDLPTYKPQTAAAFSTSASAAVSGSVTASASRARRRGRSPKLNP